One segment of Gloeocapsa sp. PCC 7428 DNA contains the following:
- a CDS encoding class I SAM-dependent methyltransferase — protein sequence MSNKSLVTDATGELQPDLYEYLLSVSLREHEILTQLRQEMAQHPDGDMQISPDQGQFIALLVQLMKAKKALEIGTFTGYSALWIALALPNDGTLVTCDVSEEDTAIACRYWQAAGIEHKIDLRLAPALETLDQLLLAGQAETFDFVFIDADKVEYKDYYEKSLQLIRLGGLIAIDNVLWCGRVVDPDFDDDKCTIAIRELNDKLHHDSRVALSLVAIADGLTLAMKHSRGVRGEG from the coding sequence ATGTCTAACAAAAGCCTCGTCACCGATGCCACTGGAGAACTCCAACCTGATCTCTACGAATACTTGCTGTCTGTATCGCTGCGCGAACATGAAATTTTGACTCAACTGCGTCAGGAAATGGCACAGCATCCTGATGGCGATATGCAAATTTCTCCCGATCAAGGACAGTTTATTGCACTGTTGGTTCAACTGATGAAAGCTAAAAAAGCGCTAGAAATTGGTACATTCACAGGTTACAGCGCCCTATGGATTGCCTTAGCATTACCCAACGATGGCACTTTAGTAACGTGTGATGTGAGTGAAGAGGATACCGCGATCGCCTGTCGCTATTGGCAAGCTGCTGGTATTGAGCACAAAATTGATTTGCGGCTTGCTCCAGCACTCGAAACGCTGGATCAACTGCTATTGGCTGGACAGGCAGAAACATTTGATTTTGTCTTCATTGATGCTGATAAAGTCGAGTACAAGGATTATTATGAGAAATCTCTGCAACTCATCCGTCTAGGTGGATTGATTGCGATTGATAATGTGCTTTGGTGTGGCAGAGTTGTCGATCCTGATTTTGATGATGATAAGTGTACGATCGCAATTCGCGAGTTGAATGACAAGCTACATCACGATTCGAGAGTTGCACTGAGTTTAGTGGCGATCGCCGATGGGCTGACATTAGCAATGAAGCATTCAAGAGGAGTGAGGGGTGAGGGGTGA
- a CDS encoding DUF5615 family PIN-like protein, which produces MKLLFDENLSPKLPEILSSQFPGSLHVRDCGLKGFTDQAIWDYARDRDFTIVSKDSDFYQRSVLYGHPPKLVWLRIGNCTRAELVALINRSQEEIHRFVADPLESVLALS; this is translated from the coding sequence ATGAAGCTACTGTTCGATGAGAATCTATCGCCCAAGCTACCCGAAATACTCTCATCTCAATTTCCAGGAAGTCTGCACGTTCGAGATTGCGGTCTCAAAGGGTTTACCGATCAAGCAATTTGGGACTATGCTCGCGATCGTGATTTCACCATTGTTTCCAAAGATTCTGACTTTTACCAACGTAGCGTCCTATACGGGCATCCGCCCAAGCTAGTCTGGCTTCGCATTGGTAACTGCACCCGTGCTGAATTGGTTGCCTTGATAAACAGGTCTCAGGAAGAAATACATCGATTTGTTGCAGACCCGCTGGAATCAGTTCTGGCTCTCAGTTGA
- a CDS encoding ABC transporter substrate-binding protein, with amino-acid sequence MLGKSDSEEELQTEYQKKVQKLRQQLGDKLENITISAIEVDGQNFIFSDTDFDNRVLNDIGLRRPPLQQNKKTEGWLSNIETLPEHDADVLFVRNSWLGRSDEISSFLKHPIASQLQAVKNNRVYEVYWEGPPYLVANRIIDDLHKYLVDQP; translated from the coding sequence ATTCTAGGCAAGAGCGATAGTGAAGAAGAACTTCAAACGGAGTATCAGAAGAAAGTTCAAAAACTGCGGCAACAATTAGGAGACAAATTAGAGAACATCACCATATCTGCAATTGAGGTTGATGGGCAAAATTTTATTTTTTCGGATACAGATTTTGATAATCGAGTTTTGAATGACATAGGTTTACGCCGTCCACCACTCCAACAAAATAAAAAGACAGAAGGCTGGCTGTCAAATATTGAAACTTTGCCTGAACACGATGCCGATGTTTTGTTTGTCAGAAATTCCTGGCTAGGACGCTCTGATGAGATTTCATCTTTCTTAAAACATCCTATAGCATCACAGTTGCAAGCGGTAAAAAATAACCGAGTATATGAAGTTTATTGGGAAGGTCCACCTTATTTAGTGGCTAATCGAATAATTGACGATCTTCATAAATATCTAGTCGATCAGCCCTAA
- a CDS encoding AraC family transcriptional regulator produces MMTSFTEATFDQRWEESKQSGDMTSHWDGAEEVESCPSWLGQGQRRWFGLSWSLEIQIQNEQYRSNWSLQRNHNDQFPLTAKFYLAGCSNVQTRGIADEYVEQAGQNYLYCLPDTEEIEAYSGKERSHSVMIWLQPERLRAFGTEHIASLAPELQQFLEGDTRPFFHRPLGQTTPEMQRVLQRLLHCPYQGFTKQVYLESQALELLSLQFAQWLEQDKTTPQRLLLRSDDVERVHYAKAILAQNLMHPPSLVELARQVGLNDYKLKQGFRQVLGTTPFGCLREQRLELARQLLSDTEMSIEEVAIAVGYQSRSSFTAAFRRQFGTSPRLWQRQISRKIV; encoded by the coding sequence ATGATGACATCGTTCACGGAAGCTACCTTCGATCAACGGTGGGAAGAAAGCAAGCAAAGCGGTGATATGACATCGCATTGGGATGGTGCTGAAGAGGTCGAGTCGTGTCCATCTTGGTTAGGGCAAGGACAGCGGCGATGGTTTGGGTTGAGTTGGTCGCTAGAAATTCAAATTCAAAATGAGCAATATAGATCTAATTGGTCGTTGCAGCGAAACCACAATGACCAATTTCCGTTAACGGCTAAATTTTATTTAGCAGGTTGTTCCAACGTTCAGACACGCGGGATTGCCGATGAATATGTTGAGCAAGCTGGTCAAAATTATCTTTATTGTTTACCCGATACAGAAGAAATCGAAGCTTATTCTGGGAAAGAGCGATCGCATTCTGTGATGATTTGGTTGCAGCCTGAGCGTTTGCGAGCGTTTGGTACAGAACACATTGCCTCTCTCGCGCCCGAATTACAGCAATTTTTAGAAGGCGACACGCGACCCTTTTTTCACCGTCCACTAGGACAAACGACTCCTGAAATGCAGCGGGTGTTGCAGCGATTGTTGCATTGTCCTTATCAAGGATTTACCAAGCAGGTTTATTTAGAAAGTCAAGCTTTAGAACTACTCTCGCTACAATTTGCCCAATGGCTAGAACAAGACAAAACAACTCCTCAGCGGCTTTTGCTACGCTCTGATGATGTGGAGCGAGTACATTATGCTAAAGCAATTTTGGCACAAAACTTGATGCATCCCCCATCGCTCGTGGAACTAGCACGACAGGTGGGGTTGAATGACTACAAGCTCAAGCAGGGTTTTCGTCAAGTTTTAGGGACAACGCCATTTGGCTGTCTTCGAGAACAGCGCTTGGAGTTGGCACGGCAATTGTTGAGCGATACCGAAATGTCGATTGAAGAGGTGGCAATCGCAGTAGGTTATCAAAGCCGCAGCAGTTTCACCGCCGCATTTCGACGCCAGTTTGGCACTAGCCCCAGGTTGTGGCAACGGCAAATTAGCCGCAAGATTGTTTGA
- a CDS encoding MbtH family protein, which yields MNQEDTEDTTIYTVVVNDEEQYSIWPEYREIPYGWKAAGKTGLKHECLEYIKEVWTDMRPLSLRKKMSEAN from the coding sequence ATGAATCAAGAAGACACCGAAGATACTACGATTTACACCGTAGTCGTTAATGACGAAGAGCAATATTCAATTTGGCCTGAGTACCGAGAAATTCCCTATGGATGGAAAGCAGCAGGAAAAACAGGATTAAAACACGAATGTCTGGAATACATCAAAGAAGTATGGACAGATATGCGACCTTTAAGTTTACGCAAGAAAATGAGCGAGGCTAATTAA
- a CDS encoding class I fructose-bisphosphate aldolase: MSNYAVEMKQTAQAMVAAGKGILAMDESNGTCNKRFEKLGIPATEDRRRAYRELILTTPGLGEFISGAILYDETIRQSTQAGVPFVKVMQDGGMIPGIKVDTGAKDLAGHPQEKVTEGLDGLRDRIAEYYKMGARFAKWRAVITIGEGIPSRACIEANAHALARYVALCQEGGLVPIVEPEVLIDGNHTIERCYEVTDETLHAVFVQLYRQGVAYDQMILKPSMIISGLACPIQAPAEQVAEMTIQCLLKNVPVSVPGVAFLSGGQSNKQASEHLNLMNAKYKSHCPWQITFSYARAIQQPALETWRGNDANVAQAQQQLLHRAKCNSAASLGQYRAEMERDLALV, from the coding sequence ATGAGCAACTATGCAGTGGAAATGAAACAAACGGCACAGGCAATGGTAGCTGCTGGTAAGGGCATCCTAGCAATGGATGAAAGTAATGGCACGTGTAACAAGCGGTTTGAAAAACTGGGCATCCCTGCTACAGAAGATCGGCGACGGGCATATCGCGAGCTAATTCTCACAACTCCTGGACTGGGTGAATTTATCAGTGGTGCTATTTTGTACGATGAGACGATTCGCCAATCAACTCAAGCGGGAGTCCCGTTTGTCAAGGTAATGCAGGATGGTGGAATGATTCCTGGCATCAAAGTAGATACGGGTGCGAAAGATTTAGCAGGACATCCGCAAGAGAAAGTCACTGAAGGACTCGATGGATTGCGCGATCGCATTGCCGAGTATTACAAAATGGGTGCTCGGTTTGCTAAATGGCGTGCAGTCATAACGATAGGAGAAGGCATTCCTAGTCGTGCTTGCATTGAAGCTAATGCCCATGCGCTGGCGCGTTACGTTGCTTTGTGCCAAGAGGGAGGATTAGTACCCATTGTGGAGCCGGAAGTTTTGATTGATGGCAACCATACCATCGAACGCTGCTATGAAGTTACGGATGAAACACTACACGCAGTATTTGTGCAGTTATATCGCCAGGGTGTCGCCTATGACCAAATGATTCTTAAACCTAGCATGATCATTTCGGGTTTAGCGTGTCCAATTCAAGCTCCTGCAGAACAAGTCGCAGAGATGACAATTCAGTGCTTATTAAAGAACGTTCCGGTAAGCGTACCTGGTGTCGCTTTTCTCTCTGGCGGACAAAGCAATAAACAGGCGAGTGAGCATCTCAATCTGATGAATGCCAAATACAAATCGCATTGTCCGTGGCAAATTACCTTCTCCTATGCACGCGCTATTCAACAGCCTGCATTAGAAACCTGGCGTGGTAATGATGCGAATGTAGCTCAAGCACAGCAACAACTACTACATCGAGCAAAGTGCAACAGTGCCGCAAGTTTAGGGCAGTATCGTGCAGAGATGGAACGCGATCTTGCGTTAGTGTAA
- a CDS encoding DUF433 domain-containing protein, with amino-acid sequence MNYQERIVIDPRIRSGKPCIRGTRITVTDVFDYLGGGMTIAEVLDDFPDLTLADIQACFAFAADRDRRLVILPDEATVR; translated from the coding sequence ATGAATTATCAAGAACGCATTGTCATCGATCCACGCATCCGCAGTGGAAAACCCTGTATTCGTGGTACTCGCATCACCGTCACAGATGTGTTTGATTATTTGGGGGGTGGCATGACGATCGCTGAAGTCCTAGACGATTTTCCTGACTTAACCCTAGCAGATATTCAAGCCTGTTTTGCCTTTGCTGCTGATCGCGATCGTCGTTTAGTTATTCTTCCTGATGAAGCTACTGTTCGATGA
- a CDS encoding methyltransferase, with amino-acid sequence MKLTLGADNLLEGAVLQAGLIPQAALLPVLSMGLSQVAIAAIRLNVFEHLHQQTMTATELAAAIDADEFGVQVLLESLEGFGLVQRQHERYQLTQDAIQYFTDSGNRSRKDFVYFFLSDVSRNLAQLEDKIRTSKRSNFHFAPPSSECWANYLTFLESYPQRSLPKLIKWAKFDRPPQRLLDVAGGPAQYSIAFCQKYPDLNTDILELPQTVEYGTTVVAKANLSDRIQYITGNLLEDEWGSNYDVVLLFNILHNLSAEQCQVAIQKAFQALRANGTLLILEPFHPGNTRKLTAFEGFISLVYFAMSGARTWSKPTLQQWLIQANFVKLRFSQQQMTLLIAATKP; translated from the coding sequence ATGAAACTCACTCTCGGTGCTGATAATTTACTTGAAGGTGCAGTTTTGCAAGCTGGACTTATTCCCCAAGCTGCATTACTCCCTGTACTCAGTATGGGCTTGAGCCAAGTAGCGATCGCCGCGATTCGGTTGAATGTGTTCGAGCATCTACATCAACAAACAATGACGGCGACTGAACTCGCCGCAGCAATCGATGCTGATGAATTTGGGGTGCAAGTTCTCTTAGAAAGCTTAGAAGGATTTGGACTCGTGCAGCGCCAGCACGAACGCTATCAATTGACTCAAGACGCAATTCAATACTTCACGGATTCTGGAAATCGCAGTAGAAAAGACTTTGTTTATTTTTTCTTGAGTGATGTCAGTCGCAATCTCGCACAACTAGAAGATAAAATTCGCACAAGCAAGCGGTCAAACTTTCACTTTGCACCACCCTCATCTGAGTGTTGGGCAAATTACCTAACATTTCTCGAAAGCTATCCGCAGCGATCGCTCCCCAAATTGATCAAATGGGCAAAGTTTGATCGTCCACCGCAGCGCCTTCTTGATGTCGCAGGTGGTCCCGCGCAGTATAGTATCGCCTTTTGTCAAAAATACCCCGACTTGAACACCGATATCCTCGAATTGCCACAAACTGTTGAATATGGAACGACTGTCGTTGCCAAAGCTAACTTGAGCGATCGCATTCAGTATATAACTGGAAACTTGCTAGAAGACGAATGGGGTAGTAATTATGATGTCGTTTTGCTATTTAACATCTTGCATAACTTATCCGCAGAACAATGTCAGGTTGCCATCCAAAAAGCATTTCAGGCATTGCGCGCCAACGGAACACTCCTGATCCTAGAACCATTTCATCCTGGCAATACCCGCAAACTAACTGCATTTGAAGGATTTATCTCGCTTGTGTACTTTGCAATGAGCGGCGCGCGTACCTGGTCAAAACCAACGCTGCAACAATGGCTCATTCAAGCTAATTTTGTCAAGTTGCGATTTTCGCAACAGCAGATGACTCTCCTCATTGCTGCAACAAAACCATAG
- a CDS encoding nucleotidyltransferase family protein, whose protein sequence is MKTLDDLKQILNQSKLLLWEQYRVAVLGIFGSYARGEQTAASDLDILIDYEKAPTLFQLVELRDYLSEKVGLKVDLVTKNGLRPRIQARVLSEVIYL, encoded by the coding sequence ATGAAGACATTAGACGATCTCAAGCAAATTCTGAATCAGAGTAAACTGCTGTTGTGGGAACAGTATCGAGTAGCGGTGTTGGGCATTTTTGGCTCCTATGCGCGGGGCGAACAAACCGCAGCTAGCGATCTTGACATTTTGATTGATTATGAGAAGGCTCCAACATTATTCCAACTTGTGGAGTTGCGAGACTATCTCAGTGAGAAAGTCGGCTTAAAGGTTGATCTAGTGACTAAAAACGGTCTTAGACCAAGAATTCAGGCGCGTGTTTTATCAGAAGTCATTTATTTATGA
- a CDS encoding aspartate-semialdehyde dehydrogenase: MSKNSNLMTRCDRVAVIVTTLLIDTTAYTQAIKLARVPNEPSLTLLTSIFPYLLPPELRESEIEWKPFKVPHVWEI, from the coding sequence TTGTCAAAAAACAGTAATTTAATGACACGATGCGATCGCGTTGCTGTCATCGTGACGACTCTCCTTATCGATACGACTGCGTACACACAAGCGATCAAATTAGCCAGAGTACCTAACGAACCGTCCCTAACGCTGTTAACAAGCATTTTTCCTTATCTTCTCCCCCCAGAATTGAGGGAAAGCGAGATCGAGTGGAAACCGTTCAAAGTCCCCCACGTGTGGGAGATTTAG
- a CDS encoding HepT-like ribonuclease domain-containing protein, translating to MVHEYWGVDVAVVWSTVEEGISPLKAVITEIRQSF from the coding sequence TTGGTACATGAATATTGGGGGGTTGATGTTGCTGTTGTCTGGTCTACGGTTGAAGAAGGCATTTCACCTCTAAAGGCTGTTATTACTGAAATTAGACAAAGCTTTTAA
- a CDS encoding MbtH domain protein translates to MNELVQRLSQGEHPIEASLRPEKNVAIFKECIDRGYVHIKFTKTQGGTELGVQLDRSASDFSTANFEQQTGIAHIVGDLTLNYVPVRCVADIELETLTGKGHLEVK, encoded by the coding sequence ATGAACGAACTAGTGCAAAGACTATCACAAGGCGAACATCCCATCGAAGCAAGTCTTCGTCCAGAAAAAAACGTTGCCATTTTTAAAGAATGTATCGACCGTGGCTACGTTCATATCAAGTTTACAAAAACCCAAGGAGGAACCGAACTAGGAGTTCAGCTTGACCGTAGTGCATCCGATTTCAGTACAGCCAACTTTGAACAACAAACAGGAATTGCTCATATCGTTGGAGATTTAACTTTAAATTATGTACCAGTTCGATGTGTTGCTGATATTGAACTAGAAACATTAACTGGTAAAGGGCATTTAGAAGTTAAATAA
- a CDS encoding TonB-dependent receptor plug domain-containing protein has protein sequence MFVENICYLILWAIASHRQAGIWCEEFMNNVRLVWLIGRVLPLLLLTTPASAEVMRDRNDSLSESQLPHLNDIQQPTTTVKEWLSQIAQNSVVQVTGVQANPTEKGVEVILQTTQGEQLQISDRSVENNFIADIPNAQLRLPNGEAFVFRSEKPVERITEITVINLDANTIRVTVVGETELPTVELFDSDEGLIFGLTPATTAMQPQQPEGEQPTSETPQETPAAQQDDLIEILVTGQQDTGYRVPDASTATRTDTPLRDIPQSIQVVPQEVLRDRQVRNVNEALRNIPGGSQGNLSASRSANIRFNIRGFDAQFDTLRNGLRDPISYASGVNTANIEQIEVLRGPASVLYGQGSLGGIVNYVTKQPLSELYYSLEAAAGSFNFYSGALDFRVHSTIVERCCIG, from the coding sequence GTGTTTGTTGAGAATATTTGCTATCTAATTTTGTGGGCGATCGCAAGCCACAGACAAGCGGGGATTTGGTGCGAGGAATTTATGAACAACGTGCGGCTAGTTTGGTTAATTGGTAGAGTGTTGCCGTTGCTGTTGCTGACGACTCCTGCAAGCGCAGAGGTGATGCGCGATCGCAATGATAGTTTGTCCGAGTCGCAACTTCCCCATCTTAATGATATTCAACAACCCACCACAACGGTTAAGGAATGGTTGTCTCAAATCGCACAAAATTCAGTAGTGCAAGTAACGGGAGTGCAAGCTAATCCCACTGAGAAAGGTGTGGAGGTGATATTACAAACAACTCAAGGCGAACAACTGCAAATTAGCGATCGCAGTGTTGAGAATAACTTTATCGCTGATATTCCCAATGCTCAATTGCGTTTACCCAATGGCGAGGCGTTTGTATTTCGCTCGGAAAAACCAGTTGAAAGGATTACTGAGATAACGGTGATAAACCTTGATGCCAATACGATTCGGGTGACAGTAGTGGGTGAAACAGAATTGCCAACAGTTGAGTTATTTGACAGTGACGAAGGGTTGATTTTTGGTTTGACACCTGCAACAACGGCAATGCAGCCACAGCAGCCGGAAGGTGAGCAGCCGACGAGTGAAACACCGCAGGAAACACCAGCAGCACAACAGGATGATTTGATTGAGATTTTAGTGACCGGACAGCAAGATACAGGATATCGCGTACCGGATGCTAGTACAGCGACACGAACCGACACCCCTCTGCGCGATATTCCCCAATCAATTCAGGTCGTACCTCAAGAAGTCCTACGCGATCGGCAGGTAAGGAACGTAAACGAAGCCCTTAGAAATATACCTGGGGGATCGCAGGGAAACTTATCAGCATCTAGGAGTGCTAATATCCGATTTAATATCCGAGGCTTTGATGCTCAATTTGATACTCTAAGAAACGGGTTAAGAGACCCCATAAGTTATGCCTCTGGTGTTAATACCGCTAACATTGAACAGATTGAAGTCCTTAGAGGACCTGCCTCCGTTCTCTACGGTCAAGGTTCGTTAGGAGGAATCGTCAACTATGTCACTAAGCAGCCGTTGAGTGAACTCTACTATTCCCTGGAAGCTGCTGCGGGCAGTTTCAACTTTTATAGCGGTGCACTAGACTTTCGGGTCCACTCAACGATAGTAGAACGGTGTTGTATCGGTTGA
- a CDS encoding Uma2 family endonuclease codes for MVIVAPEPKAEFQPVGEQRVVLRGVSWEAYLQILDALPQSRGSRLTYDNEVLEITVPLEDHEFSVRLIECFLRTLVELMRMRIKTIGSTTMNYPQLKKGAEPDSAYYIQNQSLVKGRNVDFSQDPPPDLVVEVDITHTDIAKNQFYSRIGVPEFWRFDGKIWRIYQLQEGVYVEVEVSPTFPQVPKEQLYAFLKQAKEDEIEAVQSLRTWWHSQEKG; via the coding sequence ATGGTTATTGTTGCACCAGAACCAAAAGCTGAATTTCAACCTGTTGGCGAACAACGGGTAGTGTTGCGGGGAGTGTCCTGGGAGGCATATTTGCAAATCCTGGATGCGCTACCTCAATCTCGTGGTTCTCGGTTAACCTATGACAATGAAGTGTTGGAAATCACAGTGCCGCTGGAAGATCATGAGTTTTCGGTTCGTTTAATAGAGTGTTTCCTGCGGACGCTGGTTGAACTAATGAGAATGCGAATTAAAACAATCGGTTCAACCACGATGAACTACCCTCAACTCAAAAAAGGCGCAGAACCTGATAGTGCTTACTATATTCAAAATCAATCGCTGGTGAAAGGTCGGAATGTGGATTTCAGCCAAGACCCCCCACCTGATTTAGTGGTAGAGGTAGATATTACTCACACGGATATTGCCAAAAATCAATTCTATTCCAGGATTGGAGTACCAGAGTTTTGGCGGTTTGATGGCAAAATTTGGCGGATTTACCAGCTTCAGGAAGGGGTTTATGTGGAGGTTGAAGTCAGCCCGACGTTTCCACAAGTGCCGAAAGAACAACTGTATGCGTTTCTAAAGCAAGCGAAAGAAGATGAAATTGAAGCGGTACAGTCTTTACGAACCTGGTGGCATAGCCAAGAGAAAGGTTAG
- a CDS encoding TonB-dependent siderophore receptor — MLYRLNLAALTTESFVDFYDEQQYFVAPVLAWQISDRTRLTLEAEYLARPKTFAQTGLPVEGTILPNPNGRIPRNRSISGPDTQDNTYSIRAGYNLEHQLSENWQIRNAFRFSRYNSQREAIGFNGLAADQRTAERYYQDYDNDDEFTNYFNVDTYIVGEFATGSIRHQLVTGFNLSHRRDSQTGVFGEAAPIDVFNPVYDQSRDEVTFPYDNLSLTDVLGIYVQDQVTLVDNLKLLLGLRFDTFSQTTRDHLADTEVGLSGNAFSPRTGIVYQPIEPISLYASYSRAFNPVSGISFEGDTFQPERGTQYEIGVKADLNDRLSATLAFYNLTRSNVLTEDTRPGVPPGQFSIQTGEQRSRGFELSLGGEILPGWNIIAGYAYTDAQITQDNFLPVGDRLTRIPQNTFNLWTTYEIQQGSLQGLGFGLGFLFVGEREGELPNTFLKIPSYFTTDAAIFYRRNRFRAALNIKNLFDIDYFETGSAFDVFYSEPLTVQGTISWEF, encoded by the coding sequence GTGTTGTATCGGTTGAACCTGGCGGCTCTGACGACAGAAAGCTTTGTTGACTTCTATGATGAACAGCAATATTTTGTTGCACCTGTTCTAGCTTGGCAAATCAGCGATCGCACCAGACTCACATTAGAAGCTGAGTATCTCGCTCGACCCAAAACGTTTGCTCAGACAGGTTTACCAGTCGAGGGAACTATCTTGCCCAATCCCAATGGCAGAATCCCGCGTAATCGCTCTATTTCTGGACCAGATACCCAAGACAATACCTATTCCATTCGAGCAGGTTACAATCTGGAACATCAGTTGAGTGAGAATTGGCAGATTCGCAATGCCTTCAGATTCTCCCGTTATAACTCACAAAGAGAAGCAATTGGATTTAATGGATTAGCAGCCGATCAACGTACTGCAGAGAGGTACTACCAAGATTATGACAATGATGACGAATTTACAAACTACTTCAACGTTGACACTTACATTGTCGGTGAGTTTGCCACAGGCAGTATTCGCCATCAATTAGTCACAGGGTTTAATCTCAGCCACCGAAGGGACTCTCAAACTGGTGTTTTTGGTGAAGCCGCTCCCATCGATGTGTTCAATCCAGTATACGATCAGTCTCGTGATGAAGTTACTTTTCCGTATGATAATCTTTCTTTAACAGATGTACTGGGCATTTATGTTCAAGACCAGGTAACTCTGGTTGATAATCTAAAGCTGCTACTCGGTCTGCGGTTTGACACTTTCAGTCAAACCACGAGGGATCACCTTGCTGATACTGAGGTAGGATTATCTGGTAATGCCTTTAGCCCCCGTACGGGCATTGTCTATCAGCCCATCGAACCCATTTCCCTCTATGCTAGCTACAGTCGCGCCTTTAATCCAGTATCTGGAATCTCCTTTGAAGGAGATACCTTTCAACCAGAGCGCGGGACTCAGTACGAAATCGGGGTGAAAGCTGACTTGAATGACCGACTTTCCGCAACCCTAGCCTTTTATAACCTCACCCGTTCCAACGTTTTGACGGAAGACACCAGACCTGGTGTACCTCCTGGTCAATTTTCGATTCAGACTGGAGAGCAGCGTAGTCGAGGATTTGAACTAAGTCTTGGGGGAGAGATTTTGCCAGGATGGAACATTATTGCGGGCTATGCCTATACCGATGCCCAAATCACCCAAGACAATTTCCTTCCCGTGGGCGATCGCTTGACTCGTATCCCTCAAAACACCTTTAACCTGTGGACAACCTATGAAATTCAACAGGGTTCATTGCAGGGCTTAGGATTCGGCTTAGGATTCTTATTTGTCGGCGAAAGAGAAGGGGAATTACCTAATACATTTCTGAAAATACCTAGCTATTTCACGACGGATGCAGCCATCTTCTACAGACGCAACCGATTTCGCGCGGCTCTCAACATCAAAAACTTATTTGACATTGACTATTTTGAGACTGGTAGCGCGTTTGATGTTTTTTATAGCGAACCGTTGACGGTGCAGGGCACAATTTCGTGGGAGTTTTAG
- a CDS encoding ABC transporter substrate-binding protein has protein sequence MNKYINNAMKWWRRSLSSSYKFLALFLVTIAVLVVSACQSNTLQLKQNQTKLTATQSSIETQVVSHALGEVEIPVNPQRIVVLHDAVLGAVLELGVKPIGAVYWDHGGGEDFRGIPPEWVGDIPKVSGMSQPSIEAILLLKPDLILGLAWQESYGYDQLSAIAPTVLIEPRDDSFLGQDILLRF, from the coding sequence ATGAACAAGTATATCAACAATGCGATGAAGTGGTGGAGGCGATCGCTCAGCAGCAGTTACAAGTTTCTAGCACTGTTTCTGGTAACAATAGCTGTTTTAGTCGTCTCAGCTTGCCAAAGTAACACATTGCAGCTTAAGCAAAACCAAACTAAATTAACCGCAACGCAATCATCAATAGAAACGCAAGTAGTGAGCCATGCTTTAGGTGAAGTCGAAATTCCAGTTAACCCCCAAAGGATCGTCGTCTTACACGATGCGGTGCTTGGTGCTGTGTTGGAATTAGGTGTCAAACCAATTGGCGCTGTCTATTGGGATCACGGAGGAGGTGAAGATTTTCGAGGAATTCCACCTGAATGGGTCGGCGATATTCCAAAAGTGAGTGGTATGAGTCAACCTTCAATAGAAGCTATTCTTCTTCTTAAGCCCGATCTAATTTTAGGACTGGCATGGCAAGAAAGCTACGGTTACGATCAACTTTCGGCAATTGCGCCCACAGTGCTAATAGAACCTAGAGATGATTCTTTTTTAGGTCAAGATATCTTGCTCAGATTCTAG